One genomic window of Acidobacteriota bacterium includes the following:
- a CDS encoding biopolymer transporter ExbD: MGLILGSGGKGGRRGRRALNAEINVTPFVDVMLVLLIVFMVTAPLLIRGEEVNLPKTTSAPLKSEANDAPLTLWVREDGTVLIQQTEIRPEDLAAQLSAIVGEGYDKQVYLYADQDVPYGVVMEVTAEVRRAGYTRMSFITEQKK; encoded by the coding sequence ATGGGTCTCATCCTCGGTTCCGGCGGAAAAGGTGGGCGGCGCGGCCGGCGCGCCCTGAATGCCGAGATCAACGTCACGCCCTTCGTCGACGTCATGCTCGTGCTGCTCATCGTGTTCATGGTCACCGCGCCGTTGCTGATCCGCGGCGAGGAGGTCAACCTGCCGAAGACCACGTCCGCGCCCCTCAAGTCTGAGGCGAACGACGCGCCCCTGACGCTCTGGGTCCGCGAGGACGGCACGGTCCTCATCCAGCAGACCGAGATCCGGCCCGAAGACCTCGCCGCCCAGCTCTCCGCCATCGTCGGCGAGGGATATGACAAGCAGGTCTACCTCTACGCCGACCAGGACGTGCCCTACGGCGTCGTGATGGAAGTGACCGCCGAAGTCCGCCGTGCGGGCTACACGCGCATGTCCTTCATCACCGAACAGAAGAAGTAA
- a CDS encoding MotA/TolQ/ExbB proton channel family protein, giving the protein MENESIGTVAHSGDFSLFSLLGDADPVVKVVLAILLLASIWSWIVIGEKLFSLGALKKSSRAFEEAFWNGRAGDFDLRPGQGAKDPASRVFVSASREWQDAGKSLPTPAEASAIVMRAERSMRAAVDREVGRAGNGLSVLATIGSASPFIGLFGTVWGIMNAFLNIAEAQDTSLGTVAGPIAEALFATGLGLVAAIPAVIFYNKFTSDLTKLGDQLDTFSQDVLVRLSRRASDATRD; this is encoded by the coding sequence ATGGAAAACGAATCCATCGGCACGGTTGCACACAGCGGCGACTTCTCGTTGTTTTCGCTGCTGGGAGATGCCGACCCGGTCGTCAAGGTCGTGCTCGCCATCCTGCTGCTCGCCTCGATCTGGTCCTGGATCGTGATCGGCGAAAAGCTGTTTTCGCTCGGCGCGCTGAAGAAGTCGTCGCGCGCCTTCGAGGAAGCCTTCTGGAACGGCCGCGCCGGCGACTTTGACCTGCGCCCCGGCCAGGGCGCCAAGGATCCCGCCAGCCGCGTCTTCGTCTCCGCCTCGCGCGAATGGCAGGATGCCGGCAAGTCGCTGCCCACGCCGGCTGAGGCCTCGGCCATCGTGATGCGCGCCGAACGCTCGATGCGCGCCGCCGTCGACCGCGAAGTCGGCCGCGCCGGCAACGGCCTCTCCGTCCTCGCTACCATCGGCTCGGCCTCGCCCTTCATCGGCCTCTTCGGCACCGTTTGGGGCATTATGAACGCCTTCCTCAACATCGCCGAAGCGCAGGATACCAGCCTCGGCACCGTCGCCGGCCCGATTGCCGAAGCCCTCTTCGCCACCGGCCTCGGCCTCGTCGCCGCCATCCCGGCGGTCATCTTCTACAACAAGTTCACCTCCGACCTGACCAAGCTCGGCGACCAGCTCGACACCTTCTCCCAGGACGTCCTCGTGCGCCTCTCGCGCCGGGCTTCCGATGCAACGCGGGACTAG
- a CDS encoding YbgC/FadM family acyl-CoA thioesterase yields the protein MSLPPLDAQNFDAARQHWLAVRVYYEDTDFTGMVYHANYLRFFERGRSDHLRDAGVSHQSLLAREDPAAFTLTNVNVTYRKPGKVDDLLHIRTRYLGMDGPRIRFSQACLRGGELLAEAEITAVMIHADGRLRRPIKEISEHLEAYRWQG from the coding sequence ATGAGCCTGCCGCCCCTCGACGCGCAAAACTTCGACGCCGCCCGCCAGCACTGGCTGGCCGTGCGCGTCTACTACGAGGATACCGACTTCACCGGCATGGTCTACCACGCCAACTACCTGCGTTTCTTCGAGCGCGGCCGCTCCGACCATCTGCGCGATGCGGGTGTCTCCCACCAGTCGCTGCTCGCCCGCGAAGACCCCGCCGCCTTCACGCTCACCAATGTCAACGTCACCTACCGCAAGCCCGGCAAGGTCGACGACCTCCTCCACATCCGTACCCGCTATCTCGGCATGGACGGCCCCCGCATCCGCTTCTCGCAGGCCTGCCTGCGCGGCGGCGAACTCCTCGCCGAAGCGGAGATCACTGCCGTGATGATCCATGCCGACGGGCGCCTGCGCCGGCCCATCAAGGAAATCTCGGAACACCTTGAGGCCTACCGGTGGCAGGGCTGA
- a CDS encoding TIR domain-containing protein: MADVFLSYRNLPDRRAIVARLAYILDAHKISVWWDYGLDAGDSYREQITREMAAARIVMPLWCEESVASPWVLMEAELGKDKLFPARLQAVAPPTAFEAIHAAHLESWDGDINSPALMDYLRRICVRLGKPDDLPGFVREQLAALPRVAPLPPPRSQAPRTQVNTPPPAALWSPIAESLDPRDYEDFLTHHPGAEQSTEARKRLRQLTDWAAVDTADANAVAAFRAGALEKSKLFPALDAHVVKVMRRASAAQRKAAAGSAPAAAGPGWRTGLIAAGALVLAGGAGAVFMDPFGWFGEVLPAAEASYFAEEAAAEAAPAEEAPMDWAAAPAEEAAPAAEAAGETDRERALREQLEAAQRLQTERDAAALTQSAQQGQALADQADDGAWQIARSAKSVDGYEAYLARYPYGRNAASARTELTRLKAFNPDLLQADVRAAVLEARNAATTARANAAEANRIYWEVDAKITAFRTSGTGLTRQDIGDATYEVEVGNGKRSGLGAQWMVKGPSKGAVYRGQWALDQLSGYGVMDFAAATGTGAGDRYEGSFAQGSYHGGGVYKWKNGNVYAGQYNANIQQGYGVMTFPDGSRYEGQWSANRYGGYGVMWNSDGTMRSAGRWSDSALVQALNR; encoded by the coding sequence TTGGCCGACGTTTTCCTCAGCTATCGCAACCTGCCCGACCGGCGCGCGATCGTGGCCCGGCTCGCCTATATCCTTGACGCGCACAAGATCAGCGTCTGGTGGGATTACGGCCTCGACGCGGGCGACAGCTACCGCGAGCAGATCACCCGGGAAATGGCGGCAGCCCGGATCGTGATGCCGCTCTGGTGCGAGGAGAGCGTTGCCTCGCCCTGGGTGCTGATGGAGGCCGAGCTTGGCAAGGACAAGCTGTTCCCCGCGCGCCTGCAGGCGGTGGCGCCGCCGACGGCCTTCGAGGCGATCCATGCGGCGCACCTGGAAAGCTGGGACGGCGACATCAACAGCCCCGCACTGATGGATTACCTGCGGCGGATCTGCGTGCGCCTCGGCAAGCCGGACGACCTGCCGGGGTTCGTGCGCGAGCAGCTGGCGGCGCTGCCCCGTGTCGCGCCGCTGCCGCCGCCGCGATCGCAGGCCCCGCGGACGCAGGTGAACACCCCTCCCCCGGCCGCGCTCTGGTCGCCGATTGCCGAGAGCCTCGATCCGCGCGACTATGAGGACTTCCTCACCCATCATCCGGGCGCGGAGCAATCGACCGAGGCACGCAAGCGGCTGCGCCAGCTGACCGACTGGGCCGCCGTCGATACGGCCGATGCGAACGCGGTGGCCGCTTTCCGGGCCGGCGCGCTCGAGAAGTCGAAACTGTTTCCCGCGCTGGACGCGCATGTGGTGAAGGTGATGCGGCGCGCTTCGGCGGCGCAGCGCAAGGCCGCAGCGGGCAGCGCGCCGGCGGCGGCCGGGCCGGGCTGGCGGACGGGCCTGATCGCGGCCGGCGCGCTGGTGCTGGCGGGCGGCGCGGGCGCCGTATTCATGGATCCGTTCGGCTGGTTCGGCGAGGTCCTGCCAGCTGCCGAGGCATCCTATTTCGCCGAGGAAGCGGCGGCCGAGGCCGCACCCGCGGAGGAAGCCCCGATGGATTGGGCGGCTGCGCCCGCCGAAGAAGCCGCACCGGCCGCCGAAGCGGCGGGCGAAACCGACCGCGAACGGGCGCTGCGCGAACAGCTGGAGGCAGCGCAGCGCCTGCAGACGGAACGCGATGCGGCCGCGCTGACCCAGAGCGCGCAGCAGGGCCAGGCGCTCGCCGATCAGGCCGATGACGGCGCCTGGCAGATTGCGCGCAGCGCAAAATCCGTAGACGGATATGAAGCCTACCTCGCCCGCTATCCCTATGGCCGGAACGCCGCCAGCGCGCGGACCGAACTGACGCGCCTGAAGGCGTTCAACCCGGACCTGCTGCAGGCGGATGTGCGCGCTGCCGTGCTGGAGGCACGCAACGCCGCCACGACCGCGCGCGCCAATGCGGCCGAGGCCAACCGCATCTACTGGGAGGTTGATGCCAAGATCACCGCCTTCCGCACGTCCGGCACGGGTCTGACCCGGCAGGATATCGGCGATGCCACTTACGAGGTAGAGGTCGGGAACGGCAAACGCTCGGGGCTCGGGGCGCAGTGGATGGTGAAGGGTCCGTCCAAGGGCGCGGTATACCGGGGGCAATGGGCCCTCGACCAGCTCAGCGGGTATGGTGTGATGGATTTCGCGGCGGCAACTGGCACCGGCGCAGGCGATCGCTATGAGGGCAGCTTTGCACAAGGCAGCTATCACGGCGGCGGCGTGTACAAGTGGAAGAACGGCAACGTGTATGCTGGCCAGTACAATGCCAATATCCAGCAGGGATATGGCGTGATGACCTTTCCGGATGGGAGCCGTTACGAAGGCCAGTGGAGTGCCAACCGCTATGGCGGCTATGGCGTGATGTGGAACAGCGATGGCACGATGCGCTCCGCGGGCCGGTGGAGCGACAGCGCGCTGGTGCAGGCGCTCAACCGGTAA
- a CDS encoding DUF3137 domain-containing protein, with protein MSWDWDQIEKQPGFAGARARAERDVRPVLEEMKSDPIDARRQQKLLSGFFFGGFASFIVMFTVAETLLPDGGVWEALKFILFPVLFFFNIGLCLFLLRGRLAKLFVEAQARLGLKAKAMTHIAAPLGLAYVPAPGGAPKGLEWLAKQSWAPAALRQATDALNAVGGMDKAVATVRDCGLFIESNVYVVGSAEQKAKYNELAAGNRQIEDGFEGERGGLHFSMFEWIEKVEDAPDVPHLVIVLEAPFALHGVTQLRARKTSWPQDPQGRPLQEVDLGPKAFDALYRLRASDQVEARALFNPAVIERVIALAHGGKFRAVAQGRNLVFDFSGGPNRFQLIDLLTGVWNEETILQTHTDLAETLALVEVLGHAFMLARRP; from the coding sequence ATGAGCTGGGACTGGGACCAAATCGAAAAGCAGCCGGGTTTCGCCGGCGCGCGTGCCCGCGCCGAGCGCGACGTGCGCCCGGTGCTCGAAGAAATGAAGTCGGACCCGATCGATGCCCGGCGCCAGCAGAAACTGCTCTCGGGCTTCTTCTTCGGCGGATTTGCGTCGTTCATCGTGATGTTCACCGTGGCCGAGACGCTGCTGCCGGATGGCGGCGTCTGGGAAGCGTTGAAGTTCATCCTCTTCCCCGTCCTGTTCTTCTTCAATATCGGGCTCTGCCTGTTCCTTCTGCGGGGCCGGCTGGCGAAACTGTTCGTTGAGGCGCAGGCCCGCCTCGGCCTCAAGGCGAAGGCGATGACGCACATCGCCGCTCCCCTCGGCCTCGCCTATGTGCCCGCGCCGGGCGGCGCGCCGAAAGGTCTCGAATGGCTGGCGAAGCAAAGCTGGGCGCCCGCCGCCCTGCGCCAGGCCACCGATGCGCTCAATGCCGTGGGCGGCATGGACAAAGCCGTTGCCACGGTGCGCGATTGCGGCCTGTTCATCGAGTCGAACGTCTACGTTGTCGGCTCGGCCGAGCAGAAAGCGAAATACAACGAGCTCGCCGCCGGAAACCGTCAGATCGAAGACGGTTTCGAAGGCGAGCGCGGCGGGCTGCACTTCTCGATGTTCGAATGGATCGAGAAGGTCGAGGACGCGCCCGATGTGCCCCACCTCGTCATCGTGCTCGAGGCGCCGTTCGCGCTGCACGGCGTCACCCAGCTCCGCGCGCGCAAGACCAGCTGGCCGCAGGACCCGCAAGGCCGCCCCCTGCAGGAGGTCGACCTCGGCCCGAAGGCGTTCGACGCGCTCTACCGCCTGCGCGCCTCAGACCAGGTCGAGGCACGCGCCCTCTTCAATCCCGCCGTCATCGAGCGGGTGATTGCGCTGGCGCATGGCGGCAAGTTCCGCGCCGTCGCGCAGGGCCGCAACCTGGTGTTCGACTTTTCGGGCGGGCCCAACCGCTTCCAGCTGATCGACCTGCTCACCGGCGTCTGGAACGAGGAAACGATCCTGCAGACCCATACCGACCTCGCCGAAACGCTCGCCCTCGTCGAAGTCCTCGGCCACGCCTTCATGCTGGCCAGGCGTCCGTAG
- a CDS encoding DUF983 domain-containing protein yields MALAPSLVCVLRGLRGRCPDCGRGRLFAGYLKQAPACAVCGAKTGEIEAEDGPPWLTVLLLGPALAALTFISARHEAWPLWARLAGLGMIAIGAVLVLLPRIKGALIGALWGMRSKD; encoded by the coding sequence ATGGCGCTGGCCCCTTCCCTCGTTTGCGTGCTGCGCGGCCTGCGCGGGCGGTGCCCGGATTGTGGGCGGGGGCGGCTGTTCGCCGGCTACCTGAAGCAGGCACCGGCGTGCGCCGTTTGCGGGGCGAAGACCGGCGAGATCGAAGCGGAGGACGGGCCGCCCTGGCTGACCGTGCTGCTGCTGGGGCCAGCGCTGGCGGCACTGACTTTCATCTCGGCGAGGCACGAAGCCTGGCCGCTCTGGGCGCGGTTGGCGGGGCTCGGGATGATTGCGATTGGAGCCGTGCTTGTCCTCCTACCTCGGATAAAGGGCGCGCTGATCGGGGCGCTCTGGGGAATGCGAAGCAAGGATTGA
- the ruvB gene encoding Holliday junction branch migration DNA helicase RuvB has protein sequence MSRKDSLADSNAQAPDALDRALRPQTFEDYVGQRKAKANLKVYVDAARGRSEALDHVLLFGPPGLGKTTLAQILAREMGVGFRATSGPVIAKPGDLAAILTNLEANDVLFIDEIHRLPAIVEEILYPAMEDYALDIVIGEGPAARSVRLDLAPFTLVGATTRAGLLATPLRDRFGIPLRLDFYEPEELARIVMAAARKLGAPITEDGAIEIATRARGTPRIALRLLRRVRDFADAEGAAIDKAAADRALKRLEIDTDGLDALDRRYLHALVKTYAGGPVGADTLAAALSEARDAVEDVIEPYLMQKGYVARTPRGRVAAPLAYERLGLKAPNGQQSALFTDED, from the coding sequence ATGAGCCGCAAGGATTCCCTCGCCGATTCCAATGCCCAGGCGCCGGACGCGCTCGACCGGGCGCTGCGTCCCCAGACGTTCGAGGACTATGTCGGCCAGCGCAAGGCGAAGGCCAACCTGAAAGTCTATGTCGATGCCGCCCGCGGCCGCAGCGAGGCGCTCGACCATGTCCTCCTGTTCGGCCCGCCCGGCCTCGGCAAGACAACGCTCGCGCAGATCCTCGCCCGCGAAATGGGCGTCGGCTTCCGCGCCACCTCCGGCCCGGTCATCGCAAAGCCCGGCGATCTTGCTGCGATCCTGACCAACCTCGAAGCCAACGATGTCCTCTTTATCGACGAGATCCACCGGCTCCCCGCGATCGTCGAGGAAATCCTCTATCCCGCGATGGAGGACTACGCCCTCGACATCGTCATCGGGGAGGGGCCTGCCGCCCGTTCCGTCCGGCTCGATCTCGCGCCCTTCACGCTCGTTGGCGCCACCACCCGTGCCGGCCTCCTCGCGACGCCGCTGCGCGACCGGTTCGGCATCCCGCTGCGCCTTGATTTCTACGAGCCGGAAGAACTCGCCCGCATCGTCATGGCCGCTGCCCGCAAGCTCGGTGCTCCGATCACGGAAGATGGCGCCATCGAGATTGCCACCCGTGCGCGCGGCACGCCCCGCATCGCGCTGCGCCTCCTGCGCCGTGTGCGCGACTTCGCCGACGCCGAAGGCGCGGCCATCGACAAGGCCGCAGCTGACCGCGCGCTGAAGCGCCTCGAGATCGACACCGACGGCCTCGACGCGTTGGACCGGCGCTACCTGCACGCCCTCGTCAAAACCTATGCCGGCGGCCCGGTCGGCGCCGACACGCTCGCCGCTGCGCTCAGTGAAGCGCGCGACGCGGTCGAGGACGTGATCGAGCCTTACCTGATGCAGAAGGGCTATGTCGCCCGCACGCCGCGCGGCCGCGTCGCCGCCCCGCTCGCCTATGAGCGTCTCGGCCTCAAGGCCCCGAACGGTCAGCAAAGCGCTCTGTTCACGGACGAAGACTAG
- the ruvA gene encoding Holliday junction branch migration protein RuvA, with protein MIIGRLTGDVAALGLDHVLIDVNGVGYVALAGTRLLARLHAGDRVTVHVETRVTESSITLFAFATDEERAWFVRLQDVPGVAGKSALAILDGLAPAEIMDAIALGDAGAFTRAKGIGKKLGERIVTELAGKAPPMGRFGKFEAAAVAGLASQPVAASTGPRAEAISALTNLGYTSSEAARAVAAAAKDGAADDVSALVKGALKELAR; from the coding sequence ATGATCATCGGCCGTCTCACCGGCGACGTCGCCGCCCTCGGGCTCGACCATGTCCTGATCGACGTGAATGGCGTCGGCTATGTCGCGCTCGCCGGCACGCGCCTGCTCGCCCGCCTGCACGCGGGTGACCGCGTCACCGTGCACGTAGAAACCCGCGTCACCGAAAGCTCGATCACCCTGTTCGCCTTCGCCACGGATGAAGAGCGCGCCTGGTTCGTGCGCCTGCAGGATGTGCCGGGCGTCGCCGGCAAGTCCGCCCTCGCTATCCTTGACGGGCTCGCGCCCGCCGAGATCATGGATGCCATCGCCCTCGGCGATGCAGGCGCGTTCACCCGCGCCAAGGGGATCGGCAAGAAGCTCGGCGAGCGCATCGTCACCGAACTTGCCGGCAAGGCGCCGCCCATGGGCCGCTTCGGAAAATTCGAAGCCGCCGCAGTCGCCGGCCTCGCCTCGCAGCCTGTCGCGGCCTCCACCGGACCGCGCGCCGAAGCGATCAGCGCTCTGACGAACCTTGGCTACACCTCGTCCGAAGCCGCCCGCGCCGTCGCGGCCGCCGCCAAGGACGGCGCCGCCGATGACGTCTCCGCCCTCGTCAAGGGCGCGTTGAAAGAGCTCGCACGATGA
- the ruvC gene encoding crossover junction endodeoxyribonuclease RuvC, with the protein MTATIRILGIDPGLRHTGWGIIEQSGMRLTHVAHGVISAATDISMAERLAEIFECVGELARHHGPHAAGVEETIVNANPRSALKLGQARGAAMAALAMAGIPVSEFAPSQIKLAVVGTGSADKDQVKFMVRRLLPRAGDMKLDAADALACAICTAHHLPPALRRKGAA; encoded by the coding sequence ATGACGGCAACGATTCGCATCCTCGGCATCGACCCCGGCCTGCGCCATACCGGCTGGGGCATCATCGAACAGTCCGGCATGCGGCTCACCCATGTCGCCCACGGTGTCATTTCTGCCGCCACGGACATTTCGATGGCCGAACGCCTCGCCGAAATCTTCGAATGCGTCGGCGAACTCGCCCGGCATCATGGCCCCCACGCCGCCGGCGTCGAGGAAACCATCGTCAACGCCAACCCGCGCTCCGCCCTCAAACTCGGCCAGGCCCGGGGCGCTGCCATGGCCGCCCTCGCCATGGCCGGAATCCCGGTTTCCGAATTCGCGCCCAGCCAGATCAAGCTCGCCGTCGTCGGCACCGGTTCGGCCGACAAGGACCAGGTCAAGTTCATGGTCCGCCGCCTGCTGCCGCGGGCAGGAGACATGAAGCTCGACGCGGCCGACGCGCTTGCCTGCGCCATCTGCACCGCGCACCACCTGCCGCCCGCCCTTCGCCGGAAGGGCGCCGCATGA